From the genome of Amyelois transitella isolate CPQ chromosome 29, ilAmyTran1.1, whole genome shotgun sequence:
GGCGCGAACCAAGCAAACCGCGCGCAAATCAACCGGCGGGAAAGCGCCGAGGAAGCAGCTAGCTATGAAAACCATTAAAGCATGCAGGAAGACCGCCTCCATGACCTGCGGGGGGGTCAAGAGACCGCACAGGTACCGGCCCGGCACCGTCGCGTTGAGAGAAATCAGGAGATACCAGAAGAGCACTGAGTTATTGATGAGAAAATTGCCGTTTCAGAGGTTGGTGAGGGAAATTGCGCTTGAGTTCAAGACTGAGTTGAGAATACAAAGCTCGGCCATGATGGCGCTGCAGGAAGCCTGCGAGTCTTATTTGGTGGGCCTGTTTGAGGACACCAACCTGTGCGCGGTACATGCCAAGAGAGTTACCATCATGCCGAAAGATATTCAGCTGGCGAGAAGGATAAGAGGCGACCGCTGTTAGAAGTTACCTTAGTTTATTATCtacattaacttttttttatcttcgCGTAAAACCTAATGCACCCTCAGCCGTTGCGCTTAGGCGTAGGGTTTGGGTTTGAAGATTTTGTATATAGTTAAAATCTGTTTATACAAAGTTAccattttgttgttgtttgttGAAATATGACAAAGTCCTTTTCAGGActgcaatttttttgtttcttgatATCACAGTCtaacatttttgaaaaatgaaaCCGTGTCAGACAAGAATTttgcttaattttataattggtGAAATG
Proteins encoded in this window:
- the LOC106133174 gene encoding histone H3.1-like — translated: MARTKQTARKSTGGKAPRKQLAMKTIKACRKTASMTCGGVKRPHRYRPGTVALREIRRYQKSTELLMRKLPFQRLVREIALEFKTELRIQSSAMMALQEACESYLVGLFEDTNLCAVHAKRVTIMPKDIQLARRIRGDRC